From the Elaeis guineensis isolate ETL-2024a chromosome 16, EG11, whole genome shotgun sequence genome, the window CAGCTTTCAAATGCTTATGTCCTTTACTTACTATAAGAAATGTTCTTAAAATTCATTTTTAAAAAGATTGGTAGAGAATATTGATTTTATGTTTGAACTTGAATTCTTTAATGAACTTTGGTAAGAAATGTAGGCTGTGTACCACATCTCATGCAAAAGTATTGTAGCTTGTGATGTACAAGTGAGATCGAGCAGAATCTGGAAAGAATTTCTCCCTTGTTATCCCCATCATGTCACCCCTTCTGTCCCATCTGCCccttacctctctctctctctctctctctcatgattgCTTAATTTATCCCATTGTTTGCTAAAAGATCATTCTTACGTGCTGCTCTATCTTTTTTGATGCTGAGATGTCATGTGAAGTTATTTTTCCTACTTGTCATATGCTATCCTATGATAGATACATCATTTTTCGGTCTTAATCTTGTGGTTATTGCATAATGATTCGGATTTAGTGTGCTCTGGAAATTGTGGACATCTAAAAAAATCCCTACTTATCTTTAGAACATGCTAGTCAACCTAGGAACATGATTTACTAGTTCCAGCAGTCTAAGTTAGGATTTACTGCTTGCAGAAATTTTGTGGACAGTATCCATAGATATTTTTAAAACCATAATGTCCTCTTAGAAAAGCCTCCATATCATCTCTTTAGCTGTCAGCAAGGAAAATGGAAGCCTTATGGATATGAGAATTGGACTCTTGGCAGATCTGTAGAATCTTTTAAGTCTGTAAAATTATTCaaatcctgaaaaaaaaaaagtgttttgTGTTAATTTTTAAAACATCTTGAGGTATGCTTCATCTATTGCTTAGAATTAGCCAATGGAGATTCTTATTCATAAAATGTTTTAGCTGAGATGAGGTCTTCATTTGACCAAACTTTGTTGTTCCTATGTTCCTCCTGGTTTTGTTCTTGTTCTCAATAAATGAGATGTGCAACTTACTCCTAGTCAGATATAGTTTACATGTTTAACCTTctctcttattattgttattttttataAGGCTTCCTTCTAGAGTTTTTCTGGCACATTTCAGAGTTATTTTGGTTGTATTCATACGTGAGTAGTTGGGGTGGGATTGAGAAGCTCAAGTTGCATATCTTTCTGCAATTTGCTTATTTATGCCCCTAATGTAGTCACCCATCACCACCCTGTTAACCTCTGCTTGTGTTGTAAGCCCATGCTTAAATGAAATAGAATACAGCTTCCCTATGTTTTGAGACCGTGAAATGTGGGGCTTCCCATATGACAATGCTTCTCTCTCCTACTCTATCTTATTTTCAGCTTTGCATATTCAGGTCGTATTGCAGATAGGGATTGCATGCATATAGATAGGTTCCCAATGGAACTTGTGGTTGAGTACTGTATATATCAGTATCTGGGCTTTCtgtaaaaagaaaaattgcagaAGATTGAAATGCCCAGCTGAGTTGCAAATTCAGGTATTACCAGAATGATAATGTGCTTCCATAACTGACAAAGGTAATATGTCAAACTGTAGTTAGATGTGTTTAATTTTGCCAGACAATGACATGTTGTGATACATGGTCACTTTCAGTTTCCAAGAACTGAAACTGATACTTGCTAAAGGAAAGAGACCTCTTGAAAGTGAAACACTGACATTTAAATGAATTATATGGCTTCCTTGACTTGCATCCAAACCAGTTGAATACAAATTATTGGCCTATGCCCTGATTTCATTGTGCTCAAATGCTACCAACGGCCACCTTATAAATGATGATTATTAGTGTGTCAAACTAAGGTGCAGCCAATTACAAAATATGAAAAATACTGGGCCTGAGCCAGCCACTTGGCACCTATCAATATTTCAATAACTTTGTCAATTGGTAGCCATCAAAGTTGTTTCATGATTGCAGTGAGTCTTTACTATTTCCTTTATAGCATGCCTTTTCCCACCTATATGATATAACTCTGGATCCAATTGTTACATTGAGGATTAAGAACTTTTTCAATCTAATGTCAATTTCATGCTGAACTACTTGTCACGGAGCTTTTTGCAGTAGGGGGCTGCCGTGGAACCTAGAAATTGCAAGGAATTTTTACTTTCATGTTAGATAGTTCATGCATATTCAACTGAAAAATCCACGCTTCCCAAGGCTGCTAGGCTAGGAAGAAACTGAGATGATGAGGAATAATGCTGAGTTATAAGTGAAACAACAGAATAAAGTCAGTATGCAATTACGGCTAGTATATATTTAAATATGCTGACACTCGCATGCTGTGCAAGAAGCTGTCCTCTGTAAATTCAATTGTCTAGTGCTTCATTGCTAACTTCTGATTATCTACTTCATACAGAAATGGGGACACCTATGCTGGAGAATACGTCGGAGACAAGATGCATGGTTTTGGAGTTTATCGTTTTGCAAATGGGCATCAATATGAGGGTGCCTGGCATGAGGGAAGAAGGGAGGGCTTGGGGATGTACACATTTAGAAATGGGGAGACACAGTCAGGTCACTGGCAAAATGGTGTTCTTGATATTTTTAGCACACAGAATACCCTGCCTGGGTCTTCTATTGCTGTCAATCATTCCAAAGTGCTGAACACAGTTCAGGTAACAAGACCTTGCTTGGTTTTCCCCTTTGGTAGAATAAGGCTTGTTACTTGTGCAAATTACGGTTCTATTACAATTCACATCAAAAATTCAGAGGCAAATGAATATAAACATAAGATGTACAGTCATGCTGATTAGCCTCTCCATCATCAGGAAGCACGGACGGCAGCAGGAAAAGCATTTGATGTTCCCTGGGTTGATGATAGGGTGAACAAGGCTGTTGCAGCGGCCAATAAAGCAGCTGAGGCAGCTAGGGCTGCAGCAGTTAAAGCTGTTCAGAACCAAGCCTCCAATAATGGTGTTGGCATCCCAAACCTACTTGTGCAAGACACCTTGCTTGGTATTGCATAAGTTCAAATCACTGGAAACAACATTGAATGACCTGATACCAGGGAGAATTTTCCGGCTGTGCATTATGCAACTCCTTTTATCTTCAATCCTTTCCTGGAGCATTAGATAACTAATCCTTGCTCAAAGTCACCTCCGGTTAATGACCGATTGAGAGCAgggttttctttttgttcttttttgcTTCTTATGTGTAGATATTATGAGTGGCCGGCAATGTGGAGAGGGTAGGATTTTCCCATAATTTTACGTTGTTTCTTTATAAACAGTCTTATTAAGTACATGTATGTGAATTGAACCTCAATATATGAATTGTATTGTATGTAAAACTAAAATGTTATCAACGCAAAAGAGTAGTCTCAGAATAGCATTTTGCTCGAGGGAAAATACTTTTGTTTTATTCTTTATTATTCTGTGTCACAGGTGATATTTATTTATCATGCTCCAAGGTAGGTAGTGAGGGacataatttttgattcaaaatattccTTGGGTTATGGTATTGAAAGTAGATTTAGATTATTCTTTACCAGCAGTTAGCTGGACATATACATAATTGGTCGGGCATCTATGTTAAATGTATATCTCATTTATCAGGCAATTGATGTGTTGGATCCAAAGACCATCAGACCATATTGTTGCTACATGGTTCCTTTGCTTTCTGCTTAAGTTGCTTAGGTTATGTAGACCAACTTTCTGGGGGCTGGTTCTACTGTTGATTGCACGCTTATTCCTTTTCTCCTTAAATTCGGGCTGGTTAAATGCTTTCTGATAGCATCAGCTATGGCTGGATTAATACTGTGATGCTCTTAACAAGGCCAATCAGTCAAATTGAACCTTGTTATATTGACGATGCTAATCTCAACAGGTTTTACATAGGGAAGAATATCTagcttaattatttattattcattGTGCTCTCTCGTGCATTTATTTCAGTTTTATAAACTGCCCAGGACAGCATGATGGTTATGAATTGACCATACTTTAACTGGTTTGACATGATGATATACTTTGTGAAATGTTGAACGCGGATATCATCTATACTGGCTATCATAGCCTTGGTCCTTGCTGCCCTTAGGTTCATGGTGCAGACGGGTTTGCAACCTTCATTTCACTTTTACGATTCTTTTCAGGTTCTTTCTGAAATCTCTATATTCACCCTCGGCTGATCTATGACATACCAGACTACCCACCGAGTCGCAGATTCAGTGAACCTGAGCCAATTGCTGAAGGAACAGCCATAAGAGGAGCAGGGAATGCAGTAAATTGTTCGAATATACATCACAGCTCGGTATGATCTCCAACAAGCATGAGAATCAAATGCAAGCATGAAAGAGAAAATCAAATGCAAGCCATGATTCAGGCCAACAGGGGAGTCAGGTGCCCACACAATGTTGCTGCTGTGGCACACAGTGCAACTTTCCAGCTAcccttttctttctttagattgaaaaaaataagCAAAAAGTTAAGGCACCAAATGAATCAGCTACCACAAGCAATGTCCCTTCGAAAAACGCTGAGGCATTCTTCTTCACCATCTTCAGTAGTGTTATATTGTTCTCCTGCTAATTTTCAGTGTTTGATTGTCATTTCTCCTGGCTAGGCCTTTGAGCACTTTCATCTTCACATAACTTTGACAACATACCACGTCATACCCCGGCCGCATGCTAATAAGTTTATTGCTTGGATACACACAGGAGGTAATGCAAGCTTGTGCCCTCAAGAGTCCTGAGGCAAGCATCAATAGAAAATGGGGCTATTAAGGTCTTTCAAGCACACGAGGAACTGAACGCTGTCACGAccagataaatgatctttaagtTGAGAAGATGCATTACATTTACGGTgcatttggttagtcattaaaaaaatattttttttattttttaattttaaaaaaataaaaatcaaaaaacaatGTTTGATAACACTATGAAaagcaaaaaattaaaattaaaataatcaaaataattattttatatataaaacaaaaattttttacttttcagaatttatttttctacttttttttttacttccacACATCTAAAACGTCAAACGAAACAGTAAAGAACTCGAatccttctccctcgtcgagctcttcacctccctatctctttttccCTCTCTTCTTGAACCCTTCttcctcatcgagctcttcacctaccgtctccaaacattgctttttgttttatagcaacgtagttatcaaacatattttttatttttttgcttttactcaataacaaaaatcaaaaaaaaataaaaagtatttttttaaaatcaaaaagtgtaaccaaatgcaTCCTTAGTATTGGAATATGATATAAATAAggcattaattattaaaatatgatataaataagGCTACTAATGCAAAGGGAGCTAGAGCAGGTACTCCACTTCATAATGGCCTCACTGATCAGAGCTCTCGCACATATATTTGACAACAATCAAACTAACCTCAGAAGTATTGACTAATCCAAAAGAACTAGTTGCCGAGTGAACTACCGAGCCATTGGGTTTCTCCTTGAAAGCTATGTTCGCTTCTAAACATGCCATCACATCCGTACCGATTATTTTTCAGCCAGAAATTGTCAGTTTATAGATCACCATATGGAACTCTTTTCTGAACAGGAAGTTCCGGTAAGCAATGCAATGATCTTCACATGAATGGTGCACGTTATGAAGCTCATCCAGAACAAAATTTCCATCCGCAAAACAACTCCCAGAGAAAAAAATGACTTAACATTTGCCTTCGAAATTCTCAATAAAGCAACATCAGACCGGTAATCAGAAGTATAGCAAAGTAACATCTACGAAGATTTAAGCTACAGATCATCCTCAGAACCGCAACAAACCAAGTGCGTCCACTATCGGCTAAAGATGTGAAAATGCATCCACTCAAATGGAATCTTAAATGAGCAGAAGAAATAGATCCACTCATCAAAATTTAATGGTTCTAACTCTCAGTCTGCTCCCGCAGCCTGCGGATGGTGCTCCTGACTGTGACAGCACTAGCAGTGCTGAAATGCAGCGAAAAAGAATTGATCAGCAACCAAATGCAGCATTGCAACCATATTCAAGTAAAAGTAAGTACTTCAAGCATGTAATGAATCTTACTTCAATGTATAGGCACCTCCAGCTTTTACCTTGCCGCAGTCCTTGCACCCCCAGATCCCAACAGCTTTCCGTTTGACAGCATACTGTATTTTGAAATGTCCACACCATAAGTAATGGCACAAAAACCAACAAACATACAACTTGTTTGGCAAACAACATACCTTGCCGCAAAACTCACAGAAGTACTTCGCATGTTGGCTGACTTCCATTTTCTTGATTTGTTTTCTCAAACTCGCACCATATCGGGTACCTGAAATGTTGCCGGTATCATTACTCTCATATTTCCATTAATCAAGGACAACTACAAATAGCAATAAAAGGCAATGTTAATCTTTTTGCTGCTTACAATGAAGTAATACCCAAAAACTTaccatattttccaacaatcccCGCCTTCTTTGTCCGCTTGGTCTGAAACCCAATACATAATGAGTCAATCTAAGTATTTAAACTGTTATTTAGACCGTAAAGTTTAAAATAAGAGGGTATATGCTCGACAGTTTTCCACATTGGGCATTTAGTCCAGACATAGAGGCCAGCTAATCATTGTCTAAAGCCTTTTATATAACATAACAAAACAAGATAAAGCCAAAAACCAGAGAAGCATGACAATAGTGACACGCGCTTTATTGGACGAACAAATTGTGTCCCAATAGTCATTATATGGTTACTATGACTGATAGTCGTGATATGGTTGCCATGACAAATAGTCATTATATGGTTACTATGACTGATAGTCATAATTATGTAACCTCTTTGCAAGATCAGTGTCTGCAGGTCCTCTCAAAGACCATATTTCCATTATTAAATTACCAAGCAAACAATAAGGTCCAAGTCTATCTTATCCCCATCTCATTTGGATGCCTTTCATTTCAGTGTAAGCGCAGCTCGTAAacaaaatttttaatctgattctaGTGAGAACCATCAAATGCCTAACGGACTTACAATGTGCAAAGGTGTTTACATTAGAACAGCATCTGAAAGAAGCAAGCTACAGTTGTAAGAAGATCgaacaagaaaaaattgagacaaCCAATATTTTAAAGCTTAAATTGAAAGACATTTTTTTACGCATCACCTGCAACATCAATATCTCTTCTATTAGATTGCAAAACTCTGACTCCTGACTCCACTTTATCGGACCATCTGCTTTAGAGATACTCATTTCTAAGAACCATATCCCACTTGGTTCAAGCCTTGCTCTTTGTTTTAAAGAAAGTGAAGCAATAGAAGTGCACCAAGAAAAAATGATACTGCATTTTTTATCAATCCGTATAACTAATGAAAATTTTGTACTCAGATGGGATCACAGCCATCCATCTTCACCTCATGTGCACCCATTATCATCTCATGTGCATCACATGTGCCAACACAAGTTGATCATAGCACCATGGGCCTCAATCCACATTCAAATAGCTTCAATGGCTCAAAGGCTTGCTAACTAGCCGCTCTCTAAGTAAATACCTGCTATTTATAGTACTGATTCTTGCCTAGTATATTATAATGCAAGCTCTAAAGTTTATATCCAACGCCATGTATGTAACTCCACCTAACTTTCTATATGGCTTATAATAGCATCTCAAGATCCAACCAGTGGAACAAGgcagaggaaagagagaaggaaaaTAAAGAGAACTTGCGAATAAAGTTCTATGAACATCTTTATGCCTAAATCCCTCTTATCATGCTGGATGACAGCATCCAAAATTGGTCACATGTGAAATCAAGTCCCTTTAATCACAGCCTCTCACACCATTCAGTGGCTTCAGGAGCACTTCCCAGTCTCCCAGTTTGAAGCCTGCAGTAACTGTTCGTCCTAACAGTATACTTGTTAATAGTCATGTTGTATCTCCACCACATGCATGCATCTCTGCCTTTCTCTCAGTGCGGCACTGATATGAGAAATGCTATTGTTAAGTGAAGAACAACAAAAGGTGCTTGGATTGTTAGCAACATGGTGCGTAGCAACgagaagaaagaaataaaatgggAAGATTGTTAGTCATTGGAAGAGAATAACAAAAGTGGCTAAGCAGTTGGAAGGAAATAACAGAAGTGGTTAAGCAGTTGGATTAGTTAGGCTGATGTTGTAATAGCTCTATAAGATTGATGTAAAGCTACTAAGATGAAAAATGGTTGATCTTACTAAGAAAagtattattcttcttcttttcttaaaTTCCAGCGTTCTTTGTTATTTCTGTAATTTCCTTATCAGGCACATTTACAGTAATAGCACCTGTTGTGGGGTCGCACGACCTTGGCCGTGGACCTTAAGACTCATCCTCGAAAATCCCGAGCCGACAAAAATACCAAGACGACAACGGGCACAATTGAATCCATCACGGGaaatcaaggcaaaatgaccgcACTAACTCGGACCGACCCCCGGATCGATCTTCAGCCAACCTCTAGGTCGAGATTCTATCGACCTTCGGGTCAATATCTCATTATCAATAGGAACAAAATTCGCAGACAACGCTGACCTCCGGATTGGGATGCCGCCAACCACCAAGGATAAGGTCCCACGGTCCGTACTAATATGGATTTGATCAAGACGACACCTCAACCATAAGCCAACCCCGGTCCATCGACTCATTGGGCCATGTGGACAATCTGTTGGAATCTCCTAACAAACTTCCAAACATGGCCATGTGGGTGTAGCGAACACCCATGACTAACAACCTACGGGCTCAGGCCTAACAAACTCTGACACCTCCCTATATAAGAAGATAACGAGGGGACCCTCAAGGCAAGCTTTCGTAAGCCAATCCAAGCTACTTTCAGCTTCCATACCCTCTCTTCCTGAGCTCAAGCTCCGACTAACTTAGACATCGAAGGATCCCCCGCAAGAGGCCCCATCTCCGATGCAAGCGGATTTCTTTTGTAGGTTCGTTTCAGTGTCCCGCATCCGGATCTCCCTCTGCCCTCAGCCACATCAGCACTTTCGAAGTTTTAATGCAACAGATTGGTCTTAGAGAAAGGACTGCAACAACCCAACCAGTGAGAGAGTATATTGCACCGCTCCGTCGTTTCCCACCAACCGTTAACTTGACGAAGCCGAGGCATAGCCACCCAATCATCCGCCTCACATCGACAAGCGGAACCAAAGTAACCGCCTGTGACAGTGGAACCCCAATGATTCGACGACCTGGTCCGCCAGGTCTAGGTGCTGACGAGCGTCGTCTAGCACTTGTAGCAAGCCACGGAACAATGGCAGCCACCTCAGCCCGCTCCCCTGGCAATGCCATTTCGATACAGTCACTGGGACCAATCCCCGATCTTGGAAAATTCTCCCCGAGGGACACGTCGATCGGTCTTCACCGATCGACGACCACCCTCCCATTGTGGGTCCGCCCATGACCGACGACACTGGCGATCTCCTACTTCTGATGGAG encodes:
- the LOC105059422 gene encoding large ribosomal subunit protein eL43 isoform X2 — encoded protein: MTKRTKKAGIVGKYGTRYGASLRKQIKKMEVSQHAKYFCEFCGKYAVKRKAVGIWGCKDCGKVKAGGAYTLNTASAVTVRSTIRRLREQTES